Sequence from the Maribellus comscasis genome:
TGCGTAACGATGGTCGTGTTTGGGTTCCAAAGAAAAAAGAAGATGCCGTAAAATTGCAGAAAGGCGAAATTGGTCCGAATGATATTCCGGATGAAGATCGTGATTTTTACCTGGAAAGAAGATATCCATCTTACGGGAATCTTGTTCCGCGTGATGTTGCTTCACGTGCGGCTAAAGAACGTTGTGATGCCGGATTTGGAGTAAATGCGGAAGGAAAAGCAGTGTTCCTTGATTTTAAATACGCCATCGATCGTTTGGGGAAAGATGTAATTGCAGCCCGCTACGGAAATCTTTTCCAGATGTATGAAAAAATTACAGACGTAGATCCATATAAAAATCCGATGATGATTTACCCGGCTATCCACTATTCAATGGGCGGAACCTGGGTAGACTATAACCTGATGACTTCTGTTCCGGGACTTTATTCCATTGGAGAAGCAAACTTCTCCGACCACGGTGCAAACCGTTTGGGTGCTTCAGCTTTGATGCAGGGATTGGCGGACGGTTATTTCGTTCTGCCTTATACGATTGGCGATTATTTGGCTGACGAAATAATGATACCAAAAATCGATACCGACGCACCTGAATTTGAAGAAGCAGAAAAAGAAGTTACCGGCAGACTGGAAAAACTATATAACATTAAAGGTTCTAAATCGGTGGATTATTTCCATAAGAAATTAGGCCAGGTTATGTGGGATTATGTTGGAATGGCACGCAACGCCGAAGGCCTGAAAAAAGCCATTGAAATGATTAAGGAAATTCGGGAAGACTTCTGGAAAGATGTTAAAGTTCCGGGAGATCTGGATAACCTTAATCCCGAATTGGAGAAAGCAGGCCGTGTTGCCGATTTTCTCGATATTGGAGAACTGATGGCTCGTGATGCACTCGACAGAAATGAATCGTGTGGTGGCCATTTCCGCGAAGAATCAGCAACCGAAGAAGGTGAAGCAAAACGTAACGATGAAAAATTTACCTACGTCTCTTGCTGGGAATATAAAGGAGAAAGTGAAGAACCAACGCTGCATAAAGAAGATTTGGTATTTGAGAATGTTAAACTGACACAACGTTCTTACAAATAATCAATCGAAAATTTATAAATCATAAATCTTTAAGATTATGGCTGATAAAATTCTGAAAAAACTAAATATAAAAGTCTGGCGGCAGAAGAATGCTTCCAGTAAAGGTAAATTCGAAACCTACACAATTGAGAATATTTCTACCGGATCTTCTTTTCTTGAAATGATGGACATTTTAAATAATGAACTGATTGAAAAAGGGATTGATCCAATTGCTTTCGATCACGACTGCCGCGAAGGTATTTGCGGAACTTGTAGTCTCTACATTAATGGTCGTCCACACGGACCGGATACTGAAGTTACGACTTGCCAGTTACACATGCGCAAATTTAATGAAGGGGAAACCATTACTGTTGAACCATGGCGTGCAGCAGCCTTTCCTGTCATCAAAGATCTCATTGTAGACAGAACTGCATTTGAAAAAATACTACAGGCCGGTGGATTTGTTTCGGTAAATACCGGAGGCGTACCTGATGCAAATACAATTCCTGTTGCATATGAAGATGCTGAAGAATCAATGGATGCAGCTGCTTGTATTGGTTGTGGTGCCTGTGTGGCTGCATGTAAAAATTCATCTGCAATGCTGTTTGTTTCAGCTAAAGTTTCGCACCTGGCAAAATTGCCGCAAGGACAGGTTGAAGCTAAAAAGCGTGCCCGGAATATGGTTGCCAAAATGGATGAACTTGGTTTTGGCGGATGTACAAACACCGGCGCCTGTGAGGTAGAATGTCCCAAAAGTATTTCCATAACAAACATAGCACGTTTGAACAGGGAATATTTAGTATCGCGCTTAAGCAGGTAATATTAGTTGCAAAAAGAATAGGAAAAGCCTTTTCAGAAATGAGAAGGCTTTTTTAATTCACAACCGGCTGTGCATAAATCGGGCTGCGAACGGCTGAAAAATACTCTCCTGTTTGTTAACTTCGCTTAAAGTATTTGAAGATTATGCCATACAGAAGATTACCAACTACAGATAAAGCCCGAATAAGGGCTATGGAGTCTGCCCTTAAACTGGCAGATAAAACAAGTAAGGAACGATTAGCCTTCTCCAGTTATACCTACCAGCAGTTAAAACAGGTAAAAGTAACGTTTGAAAGTACACTGTTGCAATATGATTCCGACCTTCAGAAACAAATGAAAAAGCAAAAGGAATACAAAGCCTTGATGGAAAAAGCAACAATGTACATTTCTCACTTTGTTCAGGCATTATATATGACTGTTGAACGTGAAGAAATTAAAACAGAAGCGCTTGGCTTTTACGAACTGGATTCGCTAAATGGTAAACTTCCGCCTTTAAATACTGAAACAGAAATTATAGAGTGGGGCGAAAAAGTAATTAACGGGGAACAGAAAAGAATTCAACACGGGGGAAGCCCAATTTACAGCCCTTCTATTGCCATGGTAAAAATAAAGTTACAAGACTTTAAAGACATTGCCATTTTTATGCAAAACATGAGAAAGATATGTAATCGCTCGTTTGAACGGATGAAAGATGTTCGAATCTCAACCAATGATTTTATCAGTAAGTTGTGGAACGAAATTGAGGAACATGTAAATTCCGATTCACCAAAACATAAACGCCAGCAAGCGCAGGAATATGGAATTGTTTATGTTTTCAGAAGAAAGGAAAAGAAAAAACTCAGAGCGGTTGATTTGCAGGTTGATTTGCTATTCGAATACGCTTAAACGCTCTTTTAAACAAGAGTAGTAAAAAATAATAGACAAAAAGAAAATTTGTTCAGGCCTTTCTTTTTCTTTTGAATTTAAGTTTAAAACTTTTGGGCGTTTTCTTTTTCATCAGTGGCTTAGATGCTGTTATACAATGAATTCCACCGCCTCTGGCATTCAAACTTCCGGTATTAATAAATATAATTTCTTTTTCGGGGAAGTGCTTTTGAAACGTCCGCGCTATAAATTCTTCTTTTTTGCGTGTTGTGAGTGTAGTGTCAATATCCTGGTAACCAGGTATTATTACAGTGTGATTTGTAATTAAAAAATTCATGTAACTGGTTACTTCTGTTCTGTAATCATTTGTGTCGGCCGAACTATTAAATGGCCGGATAACAATTGGTGCATAGGGCATCGGAATTATTTCAAAAGGTTTTCCGTCCTGATCGCCGGCATTTTTTAAAATCCAGTAGTTTTCCTGTAGCCGCTTTTGTGCCTCCGCGAGTATTTTACTATTCCCGATTTCAGAGTCGGTCAAATAGCTTATCATAATCTTGCCGGGTGAAATAAATCTGCAAAACTCGTCAATATGATGATTGCTTCCGGTGGGAAATATATTGTCATCAATCGGACCATAGTCAGGAAGCTCATCCTGAGGAATTCCCTTATTTAACCAAATTATTTTCTTTAGATTAAATTGTTTTTTTAATTGTTTTTCAATTTCTTTTTTGCTCCCCTTTAAATCTTTGTTTACCGACTTTTCGTGTGAAAATACAAATATCCCCGTTCCCTTGCCATTAAATTCTCTTGTGCCACCAAGCGAATAAAAATTGCTTCTGACAATAGGTAACTTATCCTGTTGAGCCAAAAATTCAGAAATGTTAACCCTGGGATCCCAATAAAGAGTTTTTACCATTTTTAACCTGTTTTTATTTTTCAGATAAACAGGTGAATAATCGCGAATCCATGAATTCCCGGGTTTATTTGCCATTGGAATAAGATTGAGGTTTTCAATCTTGCCTCCCCTCGAAGAAATTTGTGATTTTATTTTTATTTCTTCATCAGTGGTATTGCCTGAAAAGATGGTAATACTTTCAAAAGGTGAAATCTTAGCTGCAATATCTGCAATAACCGACGAGTCTTCGTCATTCCAAACGAGATAAATGGTTTCAACTGTATCAAAATCTGCTGTGGCGTAAAAATCGGAATCATCACAAAATTTGATGATTAAGAACAGGAATACAACAGCAGCAAAAGCCAATACTACTGCCGGCACGAATCTTCGCAATCTATAAAATAGGTTCATATATTTTAATAATAAGCGATGCTTAGACTGGCGATTGAATTTTAAAGTTTAATCGGGAATGGAAAAATCTTTTTTCACAGGAGTGGAAATAGCACATGTGGTTAGTTATCAATATTTTCCGGATAAGGTAACATGCTCCCCTTGTTTTGATTTTTAAACCAGAATAGTAAAACTCCTATGAATACGAGACTAATAAATGCATAGTACATGCTGTGTTCACCGGAACCAAAGGTTTCAACTTCAGGACTCATCATCCCGTTGTCAATCATATACAAAGAAATAACTGCAAAAGCATTGTTAAAAAAATGAGCCAGAATTGGAATCCACATCGAACCACTCCAAACCAGCAGATACCCGAAAAGCGCTCCCAGAAGTAAGCGTGGCAGGAAGCCATAAAACTGCATATGCAGAGCGCTAAAAAAAATGGCTGAAATCCATATACCCCAATGGTGGCTTTTTGTCATTCGGGTAAAAGAACGTTGAATAACACCCCGGAAAAGAAATTCTTCACCAATGGCAGGTAACAAAGCAACCATAAAAATATTAAACACTAGTCCGGCTGTCGTTTTTACATTCAAAAAGGCTTCTGTTAACTGCGCTGCGCTTTCTTCGGTTTGCTTCATCCATCGTTCAATCCCGCTTAGCCAGTCTGGCAGTTGCATCTTTGTGTTGAGTTCACCCGTTAAATTTATTGCCGGTGTGGCAATAAACATCAAAATCAAAACAATTAAGGCCGACGACAAAGTAACAGATTTATTCAAAAACAAATATTTTGATATATTCCCCAAATAAAGCCAACCTAAAACAATAGGAGGAACAATAAACAAACCCAACGACTGAACAATCTGAAAATATTTTAAAATGGCAACGCTTTGGGGATTGCCTAAATCATTTACACCTGGCATATTTAACACTGAGTCGATGCCAAAAGCCGGAACAGCTATGATTAGTGCCAACACAAAAAAAGCGAGAAAACTGACAACAATTACAAAAACTGAAAACATCAATTGCGGAAAGGGTTTCATTCCCCTAAATGCAGAAAAAACCATGCTTCTATCTATTTTTCCGACAAAGATAGTTTTTTTGAATAATTATGATTGTCATTCCCCGCTGAGGTATGAATCCGTTTAAAAACATGAGGAGTCCTTTGGGAGAAACAAAGATTTTAATGTTTACAATTCCCTTATTTTAATATTTCTGAACATGGTAAGCCCGCCATGATCCTGTAATCCGATGTGGCCGGCCTTCGCCTCTCCGTAATGTGGCGCTTCAGCCCATTTTCCCGCAGCTTTGTTGGCCTTCCAATCGTCACTCCACAGTTCGTATTCAACTACTTTTTTGCCATTTAACCAATGTTTTACATGCGGGTTTTTAACCACAATACGGGTCGTATTCCATTCATCAATTGGTTTTACTTCTGCATCTTCCGGAGGATTCATACCATAATTCGCCCCCGAAGTTTGCCAATTTTTCAATTCTTCCGGCCATCCTTTATCATCTATCAACTGGTATTCCGGACCCGATTCATAAATCGCATCAGTCATTCCTTCCTGCACATGGTAAAATACGCCTGAGTTACTTTCGGGAGCTACTTTCCATTCCAGAAATAATTCAAAATTTTCATACTGCTTCTTAGTGATAATATCACCTCCGTGATCAGAACCCCCACCCGAATTGTGCATTTCGCTGTTAACAATTTTCCAACCGGTAACTTCACCGCCATTAAACATTTTCCATTTGTTCATACTGTTCCCGTCAAAAAGTAATTCCCAGCCTTCCGATTTTTCTTTATCAGTTAAGGTGTTTATTTCCCTTTTTTCTCCGGTTGAGCAGGAGCATATAAAAAATGTCAGAAAAAATAAAAGAGGTATTGTTATATTCTTCATGAAAAGTGATTTAGGTTCGTATTTTACCATAAAAGTACAAATTCATTTTTAAAATAATGAATATGATTTTTTATGGTACAGAATGCGGAATTTTGATCATTTCAGTTTAACTTTAGACACCAACAAAAAATTACTCGTTGAAATTTAATAAGAGTGTTATAGGAATGATTCATGTGGGAGCACTACCCGGAACTCCTCAAAATAAACTTTGTATAGCCCAAATAACGAAAAAGGCTGTTGCAGAAGCAACTTTATTGGCAGAGGAAGGAGTTGACGCAATAATGCTTGAGAATATGCATGATCGGCCTTATTTAAACCGGGAAGTGGGACCTGAAGTCGTAGCCGGAATAACAGCTGTGGCTGCCGAAATAAAAAAAGAAATTCAACTTCCTGCCGGAATTCAGATTTTGGCCGGAGCCAATAAAGCTGCACTTGCCGTGGCCCTGGTAACAGGACTAAATTTTATCCGTGCGGAAGGTTTTGTGTTTGGGCACATGGCTGATGAAGGATGGATAAACAGTGATGCCGGAGAATTACTTCGTTACCGGAAACAAATCGGTGCAGAGCAGATAAAAATACTCACCGATATTAAAAAGAAACATTCTTCGCACGCGCTTACCAGCGATGTTTCGTTGGAAGAGACAGCAAAAGCTGCGGAATTTTTCTTAAGCGACGGATTAATCGTTACAGGAAAGACCACGGGCGAGAAAGCAGACGTGAGCGATGTGGAAAAGGTAAAAACATACACAAAGCTACCTGTAATTATCGGTTCAGGAGTCGACCAATATAATATTCACGAATACTGGGATTTTGCTGATGCTTTTATTATTGGCTCATTTTTCAAAAAGGATGGATATTGGGAAAAGGATGTTGACCGCGAACGAGTAAAAAAGTTTATGCAAAAAATAAATCAACTTAGAACTTAGCTTATGGAATTTGATGTTTGGCACCTTTGGGTCTTGGCTGCCATTGTCTTTTTTATTCTTGAAATTTTTATTCCCTCATTTTTGATGGCCAGCATTGGTATAGGATGCATTTTTGCTTTCTTCGGGGCGGTTTTTAATGCTCCTGTAGCGCTTCAGATAATTCTTTTTATTATTGGAACTGTAGCGGGTTTTGTTGGAGTAAAACCCCTGATGATGAATTATGCCTATCGCAAAAAGGTAATAAAGACCAATGCCGGAGGTTTGGTGGGAAGAATAGGTAAAGTAATCGAAGAAATCGACGAGGCAAAGAATACAGGATGTGTGGCCATCGACGGCGACCAGTGGAAAAGTATCCCGGGTTCCGGTGAAATTATTTCAGTCGGAGAGAAAGTTCGTGTGATAAGTATCGACAGCATTGTGATAACTGTTGAGCCTCTGGAGAAAAGTCACCCGCAGAAAGATCCCGAAGTAGAAATTCCGGTAAAAAAAGAGAGCGAACGCTTAGCCTTAAAAGTGGGAAATAAAACTTTTTACATCGGATTTGACGATATTGCCTTTTTATATTCAGCAAATAAAATTACATACGTAATTACAACAGCGGAGAAACAATACATCCACGACAAGTCGCTTGAGAGCCTTAATGAATTTCTTCCCGATGAAATGTTTTACCGGGCAAACCGACAGTTTATCGTTACCCGGAATGTCATTTCAGAAATCAAACCGGAAAACAATGGAAAACTCAGGGTGAGTTTAAATGTAAGCAACGGATTCCCAAATCGCATTTCGGTAAGCCGTTTAAAGGCAGCGGCATTTCGGGAATGGCTGAAAGAAGAATGATTGCTGACGAAATGTTTTGTCCTTGTTTTTATATCACTTCAGATGAAAAGACCCTCAGAAATTAAGCGGATTCGAGTATCAAAAGTAACTTTGGTTTATCCATTTTAAAAATCAGAAATTATGGAATTTGAACTTTGGCACATTTGGTTACTGATAGCTCTAATATCCTTTATTATGGAAATATTTATACCCTCTTTTATTTTATTTAATTTCGGAATCGGCGCACTTGTCGGATCACTGGCAGCAGGTTTGGATTTGTCAATGGAATGGCAGATTGTCCTTTTCTCTTCCGGAACATTAATGAGTTTTTTTCTTGTTCGGCCCGTGATGAAAAAAGTGGCTTACAAACATTCCGAGGATCGAAAAACCAATGTTGATGCGATGGTAGGCCGTCTGGCAAAGGTTACCGAAGAAATCAGCAATAAAAACAACCGGGGCCGCGTGTTGCTCGATGGCGACAACTGGCAGGCCCGCTCTCTCAACAGCGATGAAATCCCCGCAGGATCCACCGTTGAAATTGTTCAGTTAAACAGTATTGTTTTAATCGTTAAAAAAATCAATTAAAAACCTTTTATTATGAATGCAACAACCTTAATTCTTATTCTGTTGGCCGTATTTGTGATTGTATTTGCCGCAGTTGGTATCCGTATTGTTCAGCAATCGCAAACCATAATTATTGAACGACTGGGGAAATACCACCGCACTTTGACCTCAGGGATTAATATCATTATCCCCATCATCGACCAGCCCCGGAAAATTATCTGGCGTTATGTTCGCGAAGATTTTGACGGAAGAAAAATTGTACATTTTAAAACCAAAGATCGCATCGATTTACGGGAAACGGTTTACGATTTTCCAAGGCAAAATGTAATTACAAAAGACAACGTGGGAACTGAAATTAATGCACTGCTCTATTTTCAGATTATGGATCCGATTAAAGCCATGTATGAAATAGAGAACCTGCCCGATGCCATTGAAAAACTTACACAAACTACGCTACGTAATGTGATTGGGGAGATGGATTTGGATGAAACACTATCGTCGCGCGATACCATAAATTCCAAATTGAGAATTATTTTGGATGAGGCAACAAACAAATGGGGCGTAAAAGTAAACCGTGTGGAATTGCAGGACATCAACCCACCGCGCGACATCCGGGATGCGATGGAAAAACAGATGCGTGCTGAACGCGATAGGAGGGCTAAAATACTGGAAGCCGAAGGTTCCAAAAAGTCAATGATTCTGGAAGCTGAAGGTTTTAAAGAATCGCAGATTAACAAAGCTGAAGGTGAAAAACAAGCCGAAATTTTAAAGGCGGAAGGAGACGCGATGGCAAGAGTAAAACGCGCCGAAGGTGAGGCTGAAGCCATCCTGAAAGTTACTGAAGCCATTGCAAAAAATGGCGATCCAATCAATTATCTCGTAGCCATGAAATACCTGGAAACATTTAAAGAAATGGTAAGCGGTGAAGACAATAAAA
This genomic interval carries:
- a CDS encoding succinate dehydrogenase/fumarate reductase iron-sulfur subunit encodes the protein MADKILKKLNIKVWRQKNASSKGKFETYTIENISTGSSFLEMMDILNNELIEKGIDPIAFDHDCREGICGTCSLYINGRPHGPDTEVTTCQLHMRKFNEGETITVEPWRAAAFPVIKDLIVDRTAFEKILQAGGFVSVNTGGVPDANTIPVAYEDAEESMDAAACIGCGACVAACKNSSAMLFVSAKVSHLAKLPQGQVEAKKRARNMVAKMDELGFGGCTNTGACEVECPKSISITNIARLNREYLVSRLSR
- a CDS encoding LytTR family transcriptional regulator DNA-binding domain-containing protein; protein product: MEFDVWHLWVLAAIVFFILEIFIPSFLMASIGIGCIFAFFGAVFNAPVALQIILFIIGTVAGFVGVKPLMMNYAYRKKVIKTNAGGLVGRIGKVIEEIDEAKNTGCVAIDGDQWKSIPGSGEIISVGEKVRVISIDSIVITVEPLEKSHPQKDPEVEIPVKKESERLALKVGNKTFYIGFDDIAFLYSANKITYVITTAEKQYIHDKSLESLNEFLPDEMFYRANRQFIVTRNVISEIKPENNGKLRVSLNVSNGFPNRISVSRLKAAAFREWLKEE
- a CDS encoding agmatine deiminase family protein, producing the protein MNLFYRLRRFVPAVVLAFAAVVFLFLIIKFCDDSDFYATADFDTVETIYLVWNDEDSSVIADIAAKISPFESITIFSGNTTDEEIKIKSQISSRGGKIENLNLIPMANKPGNSWIRDYSPVYLKNKNRLKMVKTLYWDPRVNISEFLAQQDKLPIVRSNFYSLGGTREFNGKGTGIFVFSHEKSVNKDLKGSKKEIEKQLKKQFNLKKIIWLNKGIPQDELPDYGPIDDNIFPTGSNHHIDEFCRFISPGKIMISYLTDSEIGNSKILAEAQKRLQENYWILKNAGDQDGKPFEIIPMPYAPIVIRPFNSSADTNDYRTEVTSYMNFLITNHTVIIPGYQDIDTTLTTRKKEEFIARTFQKHFPEKEIIFINTGSLNARGGGIHCITASKPLMKKKTPKSFKLKFKRKRKA
- a CDS encoding fumarate reductase/succinate dehydrogenase flavoprotein subunit; protein product: MSILNSKIPEGPLAEKWSKHKANIKVVSPANKRKLEVIVVGTGLGGASAAASLAELGYNVKAFCYQDSPRRAHSIAAQGGINAAKNYQNDNDSVFRLFYDTIKGGDYRAREANVYRLAEVSPNIIDQCVAQGVPFGREYGGLLANRSFGGVLVSRTFYARGQTGQQLLLGAYQALNRQISKGNVEMYSRHEMLDVVKIDGKARGIIARDLVSGEIKRYGAHAVVVATGGYGNVFFLSTNAMGSNGSAAWQCYKKGAFMANPCFVQIHPTCIPVHGDQQSKLTLMSESLRNDGRVWVPKKKEDAVKLQKGEIGPNDIPDEDRDFYLERRYPSYGNLVPRDVASRAAKERCDAGFGVNAEGKAVFLDFKYAIDRLGKDVIAARYGNLFQMYEKITDVDPYKNPMMIYPAIHYSMGGTWVDYNLMTSVPGLYSIGEANFSDHGANRLGASALMQGLADGYFVLPYTIGDYLADEIMIPKIDTDAPEFEEAEKEVTGRLEKLYNIKGSKSVDYFHKKLGQVMWDYVGMARNAEGLKKAIEMIKEIREDFWKDVKVPGDLDNLNPELEKAGRVADFLDIGELMARDALDRNESCGGHFREESATEEGEAKRNDEKFTYVSCWEYKGESEEPTLHKEDLVFENVKLTQRSYK
- a CDS encoding NfeD family protein; translation: MEFELWHIWLLIALISFIMEIFIPSFILFNFGIGALVGSLAAGLDLSMEWQIVLFSSGTLMSFFLVRPVMKKVAYKHSEDRKTNVDAMVGRLAKVTEEISNKNNRGRVLLDGDNWQARSLNSDEIPAGSTVEIVQLNSIVLIVKKIN
- a CDS encoding 3-keto-disaccharide hydrolase, giving the protein MKNITIPLLFFLTFFICSCSTGEKREINTLTDKEKSEGWELLFDGNSMNKWKMFNGGEVTGWKIVNSEMHNSGGGSDHGGDIITKKQYENFELFLEWKVAPESNSGVFYHVQEGMTDAIYESGPEYQLIDDKGWPEELKNWQTSGANYGMNPPEDAEVKPIDEWNTTRIVVKNPHVKHWLNGKKVVEYELWSDDWKANKAAGKWAEAPHYGEAKAGHIGLQDHGGLTMFRNIKIREL
- a CDS encoding CPBP family intramembrane glutamic endopeptidase is translated as MVFSAFRGMKPFPQLMFSVFVIVVSFLAFFVLALIIAVPAFGIDSVLNMPGVNDLGNPQSVAILKYFQIVQSLGLFIVPPIVLGWLYLGNISKYLFLNKSVTLSSALIVLILMFIATPAINLTGELNTKMQLPDWLSGIERWMKQTEESAAQLTEAFLNVKTTAGLVFNIFMVALLPAIGEEFLFRGVIQRSFTRMTKSHHWGIWISAIFFSALHMQFYGFLPRLLLGALFGYLLVWSGSMWIPILAHFFNNAFAVISLYMIDNGMMSPEVETFGSGEHSMYYAFISLVFIGVLLFWFKNQNKGSMLPYPENIDN
- a CDS encoding BtpA/SgcQ family protein, with product MKFNKSVIGMIHVGALPGTPQNKLCIAQITKKAVAEATLLAEEGVDAIMLENMHDRPYLNREVGPEVVAGITAVAAEIKKEIQLPAGIQILAGANKAALAVALVTGLNFIRAEGFVFGHMADEGWINSDAGELLRYRKQIGAEQIKILTDIKKKHSSHALTSDVSLEETAKAAEFFLSDGLIVTGKTTGEKADVSDVEKVKTYTKLPVIIGSGVDQYNIHEYWDFADAFIIGSFFKKDGYWEKDVDRERVKKFMQKINQLRT
- a CDS encoding SPFH domain-containing protein → MNATTLILILLAVFVIVFAAVGIRIVQQSQTIIIERLGKYHRTLTSGINIIIPIIDQPRKIIWRYVREDFDGRKIVHFKTKDRIDLRETVYDFPRQNVITKDNVGTEINALLYFQIMDPIKAMYEIENLPDAIEKLTQTTLRNVIGEMDLDETLSSRDTINSKLRIILDEATNKWGVKVNRVELQDINPPRDIRDAMEKQMRAERDRRAKILEAEGSKKSMILEAEGFKESQINKAEGEKQAEILKAEGDAMARVKRAEGEAEAILKVTEAIAKNGDPINYLVAMKYLETFKEMVSGEDNKTVYMPYEASGILSSIGGIKDLVKG